From one Brachypodium distachyon strain Bd21 chromosome 4, Brachypodium_distachyon_v3.0, whole genome shotgun sequence genomic stretch:
- the LOC100833110 gene encoding mitogen-activated protein kinase 4 isoform X3 has protein sequence MSVKHNNIVRFLGYCANSQENAAKEGSKSVSVVTQERLCCFEYLRNGNLQMHLTDESCGFDWQMWYQIIEGICQGVHYLHNKSITPLDLNPANIMFDDKMVPKIVHYAYTRFLGEATSPVLTNIGDSLAYMAPEYFGFGEITSKSDIYSLGVIIMQIVTGENKKDFPSIQSVLESWRSRLESDGSQGHTSLETCYLQVNLCYLIGIRCIEHDPGKRPNTRDIIDSLDTLEIMECLVKHDVGNSSLEQMLVCSKVEEPKALPAPPSVSCKLKMAMMVDPPNGTGNHGKHYYTMWQTMFEIDTKYMPIKPIGRGAYGIVCSSTNQENNEKVAIKKINNVFDNRVDALRTLRELKLLRHLRHENVIALKDIMMPVHRRSFKDVYLVFELMDTDLHQIIKSSQPLSNDHCQYFLFQLLRGLKYLHSAGILHRDLKPGNLLVNANCDLKICDFGLARTNNTKGQFMTEYVVTCLYRAPELLLCCDNYGTSIDVWSVGCIFAELLGRKPIFPRTQCLDQLKLIVNVLGTMSENDLEFIDNPKARKYIKSLPYTPGTPLTSMYPQAHPLAIDLLQKMLVFDPSKRISVTEALEHPYMSPLYDPSANPPAQVPIDLDIDENLGVEMIREMLWQEMLQYHPEAARMVNM, from the exons ATGAGTGTTAAGCACAACAACATAGTGCGATTTCTAGGTTACTGTGCTAACTCACAAGAGAATGCGGCAAAGGAAGGAAGCAAAAGTGTGTCTGTAGTGACGCAAGAGAGGTTGTGCTGCTTCGAGTATCTACGCAATGGAAATCTTCAGATGCATCTTACTG ATGAATCTTGTGGATTTGACTGGCAAATGTGGTATCAAATAATTGAAGGAATTTGTCAGGGTGTGCATTATCTTCATAACAAAAGTATTACTCCTTTAGACCTCAATCCAGCCAATATAATGTTTGATGACAAAATGGTACCAAAAATAGTGCATTATGCTTATACAAGATTCTTGGGTGAAGCCACAAGTCCTGTCCTTACAAATATCGGCGACTCATT GGCATACATGGCACCAGAATACTTCGGTTTTGGAGAAATCACATCCAAGTCTGACATATACAGTTTGGGGGTTATAATTATGCAGATAGTGACtggagaaaataaaaaggacTTCCCAAGCATACAAAGT GTACTTGAAAGTTGGAGAAGTAGGTTGGAATCAGATGGATCGCAGGGGCACACATCACTGGAAACATGTTACCTTCAAGTAAATTTATGCTATCTGATAGGGATAAGATGCATAGAGCATGACCCGGGAAAAAGACCCAATACACGGGATATCATCGATAGCCTTGATACATTGGAAATTATGGAATGTTTAGTTAAACATGACGTAGGTAATTCATCTCTAGAACAG ATGTTGGTCTGTTCTAAAGTTGAAGAACCAAAAGCATTACCAGCTCCCCCATCAGTGTCTTGTAAG TTGAAAATGGCGATGATGGTGGATCCTCCTAATGGCACGGGAAACCATGGGAAGCACTACTACACGATGTGGCAAACCATGTTTGAGATCGACACCAAGTACATGCCGATCAAGCCCATCGGAAGAGGAGCTTATGGGATAGTTTGCTCCTCTACAAATCAGGAGAACAACGAGAAGGTTGCGATAAAAAAGATAAACAATGTCTTTGACAACCGCGTGGATGCACTGAGGACGCTGCGGGAGTTGAAACTCCTTCGGCACTTGCGTCATGAGAATGTTATTGCTTTGAAGGACATAATGATGCCTGTACATAGGAGGAGCTTCAAGGATGTTTACTTGGTCTTTGAACTTATGGATACTGATCTGCATCAGATAATCAAGTCATCTCAACCGCTTTCCAATGACCACTGCCAATATTTCCTTTTTCAG CTACTCCGAGGTCTGAAGTACCTTCATTCAGCAGGGATACTCCATAGAGACCTGAAGCCAGGGAACCTTCTGGTTAATGCAAACTGTGATCTGAAAATCTGTGATTTTGGTCTGGCTCGCACAAATAACACCAAAGGTCAGTTTATGACTGAATATGTTGTAACCTGCTTGTACAGAGCTCCTGAGCTGCTGCTCTGTTGCGACAACTATGGCACGTCCATAGATGTCTGGTCTGTTGGCTGCATCTTTGCTGAGCTACTTGGCCGCAAGCCGATTTTCCCAAGAACCCAGTGCCTCGATCAGCTTAAGCTTATAGTTAATGTCCTTGGCACCATGAGTGAGAATGACCTTGAGTTCATTGACAACCCGAAAGCTCGCAAGTACATCAAATCCCTTCCATACACCCCAGGCACTCCCCTCACTAGTATGTACCCACAAGCACATCCTCTTGCCATTGATCTGTTGCAGAAGATGCTTGTCTTCGATCCTTCCAAAAGGATTAGTGTCACTGAGGCTCTGGAGCACCCCTACATGTCTCCTCTGTATGACCCAAGTGCGAACCCTCCTGCTCAGGTGCCCATCGATCTTGATATAGACGAAAACCTCGGCGTGGAGATGATCAGAGAAATGTTGTGGCAGGAGATGCTACAGTACCACCCTGAGGCTGCCAGAATGGTGAATATGTGA
- the LOC100833110 gene encoding mitogen-activated protein kinase 4 isoform X4, whose product MPSRFPFLSPGCFIRLLSGSASSDLLLLLPRRGQSAPRARVLLKMAMMVDPPNGTGNHGKHYYTMWQTMFEIDTKYMPIKPIGRGAYGIVCSSTNQENNEKVAIKKINNVFDNRVDALRTLRELKLLRHLRHENVIALKDIMMPVHRRSFKDVYLVFELMDTDLHQIIKSSQPLSNDHCQYFLFQLLRGLKYLHSAGILHRDLKPGNLLVNANCDLKICDFGLARTNNTKGQFMTEYVVTCLYRAPELLLCCDNYGTSIDVWSVGCIFAELLGRKPIFPRTQCLDQLKLIVNVLGTMSENDLEFIDNPKARKYIKSLPYTPGTPLTSMYPQAHPLAIDLLQKMLVFDPSKRISVTEALEHPYMSPLYDPSANPPAQVPIDLDIDENLGVEMIREMLWQEMLQYHPEAARMVNM is encoded by the exons ATGCCCTCGCGCTTCCCCTTCCTTTCCCCGGGCTGCTTCATCCGCTTGCTCTCCGGTTCGGCCTCTTcagatctgctgctgctgctgccaaggCGAGGCCAGTCGGCGCCGCGTGCCCGCGTACTG TTGAAAATGGCGATGATGGTGGATCCTCCTAATGGCACGGGAAACCATGGGAAGCACTACTACACGATGTGGCAAACCATGTTTGAGATCGACACCAAGTACATGCCGATCAAGCCCATCGGAAGAGGAGCTTATGGGATAGTTTGCTCCTCTACAAATCAGGAGAACAACGAGAAGGTTGCGATAAAAAAGATAAACAATGTCTTTGACAACCGCGTGGATGCACTGAGGACGCTGCGGGAGTTGAAACTCCTTCGGCACTTGCGTCATGAGAATGTTATTGCTTTGAAGGACATAATGATGCCTGTACATAGGAGGAGCTTCAAGGATGTTTACTTGGTCTTTGAACTTATGGATACTGATCTGCATCAGATAATCAAGTCATCTCAACCGCTTTCCAATGACCACTGCCAATATTTCCTTTTTCAG CTACTCCGAGGTCTGAAGTACCTTCATTCAGCAGGGATACTCCATAGAGACCTGAAGCCAGGGAACCTTCTGGTTAATGCAAACTGTGATCTGAAAATCTGTGATTTTGGTCTGGCTCGCACAAATAACACCAAAGGTCAGTTTATGACTGAATATGTTGTAACCTGCTTGTACAGAGCTCCTGAGCTGCTGCTCTGTTGCGACAACTATGGCACGTCCATAGATGTCTGGTCTGTTGGCTGCATCTTTGCTGAGCTACTTGGCCGCAAGCCGATTTTCCCAAGAACCCAGTGCCTCGATCAGCTTAAGCTTATAGTTAATGTCCTTGGCACCATGAGTGAGAATGACCTTGAGTTCATTGACAACCCGAAAGCTCGCAAGTACATCAAATCCCTTCCATACACCCCAGGCACTCCCCTCACTAGTATGTACCCACAAGCACATCCTCTTGCCATTGATCTGTTGCAGAAGATGCTTGTCTTCGATCCTTCCAAAAGGATTAGTGTCACTGAGGCTCTGGAGCACCCCTACATGTCTCCTCTGTATGACCCAAGTGCGAACCCTCCTGCTCAGGTGCCCATCGATCTTGATATAGACGAAAACCTCGGCGTGGAGATGATCAGAGAAATGTTGTGGCAGGAGATGCTACAGTACCACCCTGAGGCTGCCAGAATGGTGAATATGTGA